Part of the Granulicella cerasi genome is shown below.
CGTCGTTCCCCACTTATGGGCATCCGGCGTTTCCATCTGCGCCAGTGGTTTGTTCGGCTCAGCAGGCGCGCCCTCTGGACGCGGCGGGACTGGTCGGCCTTCGCGCTTCAGCTGACGAACCAGCCCCTGCCAACGCTCTTCCGTAAAGAAGTACGAAGGCGGCACTTGCTCCAGACCCACGGAGGCGGCGAACTGGTCCGCTCCATCGCCCACAAGCATCACGTGCGGCGACTGCAACATCACGGCCTTCGCTGCGGCAATCGGATGACGCGTCCGCGTGATCTCCGCAACCGCTCCCGCCTTGAGCGTGGCGCCATCCATGATTGACGCGTCGAGTTCGTTGCGTCCGGTCGCTGTGAAAACTGCTCCCTTGCCCGCGTTGAAATGCGGATCATCTTCGAGCACCTGCAGCCCAGCCTGCACCGCATCGATGGCCGTGCCATTCGCGTCGAGCACCTTGGAGGCAGCGGTCATCGCGGCCTCCAACCCGGCACGATACTGCTTCTCGCGCTCCGGCGTCATGGACTTGCGCTCAATCACGCCGGCCCCGCCGTGCATCACGATGGCCCACTTACCAGCGGGCGCCTGAATCGCGGAACCCGGCACGATTTGTGCAGGGAGCGCGGCCGAAAACGAGAGGATTGCTGCAGCGAGAAGAAAGGATTTCATGTCGGTTATTTTTCCACGGAAAACCTCTGCTATACTGAGGGAGTTGTTCGTCACTCCTGCTCTGCGCTGTAAGCGTGTTGTCAGGGGTCTCCTGCGGAGGTGGCGAAATTGGCAGACGCACTAGCTTGAGGTGCTAGCGGGTAAAACCATAGGGGTTCAAGTCCCCTCTTCCGCACCAAGATTCAGAGAAGGCCAACCTTAGGGTTGGCCTTCTCTACGTTCGAGCGAACCTCGCGAGATGCGCGGATTCGCCGACATTCGGCTACAATGAAAAGGTTGCGTCCAGACATTGGACGCGCGCACCCTGAATCCATACGCCTGATATCGTCAGGCGGTTCTGTAAAGGCAGCGTCGCACTCCATGCTCACACTTCTTGTTGTCGTTCACGTTCTGGTTTGCCTGTTCCTCATCGGCGTCGTCCTGCTCCAGCAGGGCAAGAATGCTGATGCCGCTGCTGCCTTCGGCGGACAGGGATCGCAGACGGCATTTGGCCCGCGCGGTGCCGCCAATGCTCTCACGCGCCTGACGACCTGGTCGGCGATCATTTTCATGCTGACCTCCATCGGCCTGACCATCATGCTGTCGCGCTCGAGCAACCACTCTGTGCTGGGTGGAACGCCCTCGTCGCAGAGCTCGCCGGCCAAGAAGTAAGCCGCCACATTTCGTTTCATCGCGCGCGGGCTTCGGCTCGCGCGTTGTTTCTTCAAGCGTTGGAGATGATGGATGATTCGCGAAACATTTCCTGTAGGGCTGCTCGGCTGCAACTGCACCATCCTCGGCGATGAGACCTCGCGCGAGGCGATCGTGATTGATCCCGGCTCCGAAGTGCCGCGCATCGTCGCCCTGCTGAAGAAGCACGAACTCACCGTGAAGCGCATCGTCATCACT
Proteins encoded:
- a CDS encoding isoaspartyl peptidase/L-asparaginase family protein, with the translated sequence MKSFLLAAAILSFSAALPAQIVPGSAIQAPAGKWAIVMHGGAGVIERKSMTPEREKQYRAGLEAAMTAASKVLDANGTAIDAVQAGLQVLEDDPHFNAGKGAVFTATGRNELDASIMDGATLKAGAVAEITRTRHPIAAAKAVMLQSPHVMLVGDGADQFAASVGLEQVPPSYFFTEERWQGLVRQLKREGRPVPPRPEGAPAEPNKPLAQMETPDAHKWGTTGMVVRDKKGNIAAGTTTGGTQGKRFGRIGDSPIIGAGTYASNDSCAVSATGTGEYFIRLTVARTICALVQYKGMKLADAADEVIHHQLNDLKGDGGIIALTPDGQMVWSFNTPGMFRARMVEGGSVTTAIYRDEP
- the secG gene encoding preprotein translocase subunit SecG, translated to MLTLLVVVHVLVCLFLIGVVLLQQGKNADAAAAFGGQGSQTAFGPRGAANALTRLTTWSAIIFMLTSIGLTIMLSRSSNHSVLGGTPSSQSSPAKK